ATTCTTTTGTGCTTAAAACAGGTCAATTAGAGTTTTGTTCTTTCCTTTACTTTATTTGCAAAATTCATTCTGTACATCTATCTCTCTCATTTCTACCTTTTTTACTGCTTTTATTTCattcctccttccccacccctgcCACTTCCTATCTAGTTTAAATGACCCTTCACTCTGCAATTTTTTGATCCTTTCCTATTTAGTTTTCATTGCCGCCTTCCCCAGAGCTAGTGCCAATGCCCCATAAAACCAAATCCATCATCATGACACCACTGCTATAGTCATGTTGAACTTTCTAACCATCCTTATTCAAGCACATGGTTGGAGGAGCACATATTACCCTAAGATTGCACCTACGCCTGATTTTGAAATTCAGTTGCAAGGCTTCAGATTAATCTTTTTGATATAACCGAATATAAGGTGGACCATGACTGGCTGActgttctctctttttttttctagaCTTTTTGCAAAACTCTTAATCACAGCACTGTTAATCTGGACTCAAGTAGCATCCAGATGCCAAGCTATTGAGTCTCTCTAATATTCTGCCTGTCTGTTTTGTCTTTTAATCTAGATTCTAAAACTTGACATCTCTGAGGTGCTCCTTCCTATGCCATTTGGTTCTTGCATTAACCCTGACTGTTAAGTGATTCCTCTTTTCTGAAGTCTTTTCCACGTTCCAATTTACCCCCTACCATTGGttcagggatgtgggcattgctggctaggccagcattcattgcccatcctagttgcctttgagaaggtggtgatttgctgctttcttgaaacactgcagtccatgtggtgtaggtacacccacagtggtgttagggagggagttccagagcattaacccagtgacaatgaaggaccggtgatatagaacaaagaaaattacagcacaggaacaggcccttcggccctccaagcctgcaccgaccatgctgccagactgaactaaaaccccctgcccttccggggaccatatccctctattcccatcctatttaagtATTTgtcacttaaaagtcactaccgcttccactacctcccccagcaacaagttaaaggcacccactactctgtaaaagatctgcctcgtatatctcctttaaaccttgccccctagtaattgactcttccaccctgggaaaaagcttctgactatattTCTGAGTCAGATGGTGAGGAACTTAGAGGGGACATTGAAGTCCTCTCTGTGCCCTCGCCAcattcagtgcttcctccaaatgatTTTCAACATGGAATACAGATTTATCTGAGGGGGGTTTGTGGCAATTGGCAGGAGGTTCACTCGCCCATGTTTGACCCAATCCCATGAGAGTTTGAGGCCTGCAATGGATGCtgtggactcccagggcaactccctcttgactgtatgccactgtgctgccacccctGCTGGGTCTgacctgctggtgggacagggacattatctgtaaggtttgATTCCATGAGTACGACTCAGGctgctgcttgactagtctgtgaggcaACTCTCCCAGTTTTGGAACAAGCCCCCAGattttagtaaggaggactttgcagagcTGGCTTTGCCATCATCAGTTCCAGTGCCCAGGTTGATGCTGAGTGGTCTATCTGGTTTCATTTCTGTAGATTTCATAACagtttgttacaactgagtggcttgctaggccatttcagagggcacttaagagacAACCACTCCCTAGTGTCATagaaaaataatttaaatcaTTTTGTTTGGGTTAAGATAATTACAATACTGTTTACCTTGGGCACAAAATTACGATTTCAATTAAATAATTTTGAATTGTAAGTAGAGGGTAAAGCATAATACTTTAATTCAAGACTGCTgaataataaatatatatttaatagACGTCCAAGACCTATGCTGGTGTCAGAGGAGATGGATAAACTTGCAGCGTCTTTGCCAGAATCCTGGGATTGGCGGAATGTTGCTGGTGTGAACTATGTTAGCCCTGTGCGGAATCAAGGTACAGTCCATTCTACTTTGAGCGTAACTTGTCACATTTtaataaatcttttttaaaaagtctgaagTGTCCAATTGCTTAAAGGtacaatatttcaaaatgtgACTTGAACACTTTGCCAACTGGAAAACAATGGATCCCTTGCAGCATATTCAGTGGTGGGCTCCAATGTTTCTCCAAAACTATACTGAGATTTGCAACACTCCATACCAGGAAAAGGATTAACACTGCAACTTCCTATCTAGACAGGAAACTCCGAATGTGGTTAATGGAGAGATTTAAAAattaaacttgcatttatattgcgatGACCATTAAACAGGCATGTATGGTTTTGTATATATAACAGATTCGCTTTTGTGTTGTTTAAAGGAGTAAAGCATTTCAAACATAGCACCGTGGGATTTTTAATATCCAGGGGTAGGTGTTTGGGCTTCTGAGGGACAGCATCTGATTTCAAAAGGCATGGCTTGGCTAAATTCATTCTAGCTGCTAGGCAATCTGGAATTTGTCTCTGCTTAACCATAGaattctatcatagaatccctatgatgcagaaggaggccattcagcccatccagtctgcaccaactctccaaaagagcatcttacccaggcaaaaATGTAAGAAATTCTCCATAAGGTAGGTTGACTTTCAGTGCAGACAGTTCGGAACAAATACCCAATTAAAGTACACAGCTAGAATGGTAGTGTCCTGCAACTTGCTGCAAGTGACTCATAATTTATTGAGAATTCCAAATGCAGCTTTCACTCTATACAGCAAGAAGCCTAATTTTGGGAGAAGGTAATTACTGGAAGATTATTCCAAGTGAAAATTATTTGGTCGATGTGGATCTGAGTCTGCAAGTAAATTGAAGCAACCCATTCCAAAACTCTTATTTTTGCTGAGCAATGTGGAGATAACTGAAGATTGAAGGTCTGTTTACCATTCTTAGAATTTTGAGGCTGTTGACTAACTCTGTGGCTAGCTGTGTCAGTCTTTGTATAttgtgcacagtggttagtactgctacctcacagcgccagggacccgggttcgattccagcctctggtgactgtatggagtctgcatgggattcctctggatgctccagtttcctcccacactccaaagatgtgcaggttgggtggattgaccattagtgtcagggggattagcagggtaaatacttggggctacggggatagggtctgggtgggattgttgtcggtgcaggctcgatgggctgaatggcctctttctgcactgtagggattgtatgattctaagtcaTTGCAGAAATAGCAGCTTGGCATCTGAATAAGACTTCCAAGCTTGTGAATCCAGTTACCCATTTGCATGCCGTTTACCcccctcttttttaaaagcatgtCATCCTTCCAAAGGACATTAGGAGGATCTTCCTGCACCAACCCTATGGCAGAGCTAAGTCCCCTGGCTTATAGGTCAAGCCATGCCTGTCTATGTGATATACTTCATCCATCCTCCTTGATTTTTCTCAAATACTGACATGTAACTTCTGCAAAACAAAAGTGCTGCTTTATATGGCACTGGTTCCAAACAAAATTAAATCTCAGAAATGTAAAAAGCTGTTAGAAATTATCATCTAGGGCTTTCTATGCCTAGCTCTTCGTCAAGAAAACCCAAAGAGTTATTTTCAATGAGAGTTGACCATTGATCTCTAAATGACTCATACATTGTGAAATTTAATTTGGATTCTGCTATAAAGGTAGAAATACATGTTTGTAGAAAGGGTTGTACATGTGGGCATAGTCGATTCTTTTTTAATTCAATTGATTAGATCCAACAGTTGACCCTGGCATTCCATTGAACAATGATGCAGTAATTCAACTTACTGCCCTTAAGTCTCAGACTGACTTCAACCCAGACTGATGTGAAAATCTGCAACCCTGGTTTATAGACGCTCACAATCTAGTTTCTCATGGGAATGGGTCCACATCGCAAAATTATCTAGATTTTACTATCGGGGAATATTATCTAATGGGTGAATAAccagtttgatgtggacagtagaGGAACATCCCTCACCTTTCGTTTTGACACACAAAACTAGCTGTGGGTGCTAAATGCAAAGAAGACCTAATCTGAGATTCTTGCCCTGGCGATGTTTGTTTCGGGTGGCAAAGAAATAATTATTGGGCACATTTTACTGTTTTTGTTGCTAATATTTATTCCTTGTCAATATGTATGGTATTGTTACTTTTGGATTTCTGCAATAATAGTAAAAAGTGCATTTTGAGCTTGTCCTAACGGGGCAAAGAATTGAATTGGGATTTCCCATTGCTATTTGCCCATGTTAGATTAATGAAAATTGTTAAGGGATCATAAGTGTGTTTTGTCAAAGCTGTGGTTAACAATGTGGAATTACTTTTAGCAAAGTACATTTTTTTTTCGGTTTGCAATGGTTTTTGGAATCAGTCTGAATTTTCCAAGCATATTTCATGGACCATTTGTTTTAATAGTATGGTGCTTGCAGAATATCCAATACATTCTTAGAAGGAATGTGGATGTAAAGAAATGAGGCAGTTCATTCAATAATAAACCTGTCAAGCTTTTGAGGGAGGGAAGATTGAATTACCTTTCCAGTTGCTCTTGACTTTGCTTTCCATCAAGAGGGGCAAGTCAATTGTTAGATTCTTGACCATTAATCCTGCAGTTCTTTGACTATTGGCGCCACAACGCCAGACATTCCTGCTAtcatttgattttctttttagTAGATTGTGTCTCAAACTGGAATATCATAAGGAATTGATATAGGCCATGGCACTGTTCCTTGAAACTTTTTTATTTGTGGATCTCGTTTATTTGAACTTGGGGAGGAGAGCAGATTTTTCAGGAGACCCATAGTAATTGCAGCTAAGTATGGCTTCTCATCTGTGGGTTTGTACTACTTAGTTTGTTGGACTTTATTTTCTGTAAATGTGAAACCAGGCTAACCTTTTgtttaaagtcatagaatcccaacagtgcagaagaagccattcgacccattgaatctacactgactctgactcacccaggccctatccctgtaacctctcacatttaccacggctaatccatctcacctcaacatcttgggacactaaggagcacttTAGctcggccagtccacctaacctgtacatctttggtttgtggtggtggggggaggggggggggagcacctggaggaaacccacgcacatgcGGGAgggtgtgcaactccacacagacagacacacctgaggctgcaattgaatctgggtccctggagctgaggcagcagtgctaaccattgtgccaccatactgccttcGGGAATTGGTAACCTATATGATCTGCTTTTAGTGGGGGTGTATTGGGGCATTAAATTCAACTGCTTCTCAACTTGGCAAAATCTTgtggctttgttgttgtttgattttaaaattatttggaaTGAAAGTTTACCCAATTCCGCCAATAGTCCTTTGTGAATCCACATTTAATGAAGTTGTCTGCAGCTATTCCTAAAGCTGTCCTTGGATATTCAGGCCCGATTGTTTCTTTCAAAGGTGGTATCTAAGCCACAGCTACCTGAGTGATAGGGTAATTGAGCTATAATCGAATCAATGTACCAGTCTAAGGTACGATAGTTGAGTGCACATGCAAAgtgtccctttttttaaactttgatCGGTCTTAATTTTACAGTATATGTTGTTTGAACAAAATGTTTTTCTTTGGTTTATTGTTCCGTTTGACCCATCTGTCTCTTTCTGATTGCTGCAGGCAGTTGTGGCAGTTGCTATTCCTTTTCTTCCATGGGGATGCTTGAAGCACGCATTCGTATTCAGACGAACAACACACAGACTCCAATCCTTAGCACACAGCAGATAGTTTCCTGCAGTCAGTATTCTCAAGGTAATTGATTAAAACCAATATTGCTGGCTCACTGATAtttttttagaatccctacagtgcagaaggaggccattcggcccatcgagtctgtactgaccacaagctatggcatattctcttccatcaagccagggtgaggtatctaaatggatacaaaattggcttcttgacagaagccagagagtggttgtagagaattgtttttcaaactggaggtctgtgaccagcggtgtgcctcagggatcagtgctgggtccactgttatttgtcatttatattattgatttggatgagaatatagggggcatggttagtaagtttgcagatgacaccaagattggtggcatagtgaacagtgaagaaagttatctccaattgcaacaggatcttgatcaattgggccagtgggctgacgaatggcagatggagtttaatttggacaaatgcgaggtgatgcattttggtagattgaaccagggcaggacttactcagttaatggtcgggcgttggggagagttacagaacaaagagatctaggggtacatgttcatagctccttgaaagcggagtcacaggtggacagagtggtgaagaagtcatacggcatgcttggtttcatcagtcagaacattgaatacaggagttgggacgtcttgttaaagttgtacaagacattggtaaggccacactttgaatactgtgcaattctggtcaccctattatagaaaggatatttttagactagaaagagtgcagaaaagatttactaggatgctaccgagacttgatggattgtgttataaggagaggctgaatagactgggacttttttctctggagcgtaggaggctgaggggtgacctgatagaggtctataaaataatgaggggcatagacaaggtagatagtcaatatattttcccaaaggtaggggagtttaaaactagagggcataggattaaggtgagaggggagagatacagaagtgtccagaggggcaattttttcacaaagggtggtgagtatctggaacaagctgccagaggtagtagtagaggcgggtacaattttatcttttaaaaggcatttagatagttacatggatatggtgggtatagagggatatggaccaaatgcgggcaattgcgattagcttaggggttttttaaaaaaaagggcggcatggacaacttgggccaaagggcctgtttccatgctgtaaacctctgtgactctatgactctgagccaGCACGAAGATTTTAAGAGTCAAAATCTTAATGCACGTTTTGGTATAATTACTTGCTGGTAGAAAAATTTGATCCTGCATGCAATAACTGTGTTAATGAGATGTTATAAGCTGTCATTCAGTAGTCAATCCAGCAATGAGTTGACTTTCCTGACCTGACTCATTTGATGTACCTGTAGGCAAAATAACCACATAATGTACCCAACTCTTGGGGGTTTTTAACTAAGGAAGTAAGGCCGCAATGGTGCTGGTAAAATAGACTACACTTTACATTGGACAATTTTACAACCTGCAATATAGATTGTATAGTTCAGCTGAGTATAATTCCAACGTGTTTCATTACAAAGACTCCTGCTGAAAGTTTGCTTTGCACAAAGGCCACTTTTCTTGGGTGGAGGCTGATCGAGGTTGTAGTTTTTATTTCACTTTAATTTTAATGCAATGTGGTGTGTCGATATGGATAATAAGCTTGGTTGTTTTTTAATCCCTTCCAGGATGTGATGGAGGATTTCCATACCTAATCGCTGGAAAGTATGCCCAAGATTTTGGTTTGGTTGAAGAACATTGCTTCCCTTATGTTGGGGTGGATACTCCTTGCACCATTAAGAAGTCTTGCTACCATTACTACATTTCTCAGTATTATTATGTGGGTGGTTTTTATGGTGCTTGCAATGAAGCAGCAATGAAACTGGAGCTAGTAAAAAATGGTCCCGTGTCGGTGGCCTTTGAAGTTTATCCTGACTTTATGGCTTACCGTGGAGGAATCTATTATCACACTGGGTTACGTGATCCATTCAACCCCTTTGAGCTTACTAATCATGCGGTTTTGCTAGTTGGCTATGGCAGTGACCCTCAAACCAAACAAAATTACTGGATAGTTAAAAATAGCTGGGGAACTGACTGGGGAGAAAATGGCTACTTCCGAATCCTTCGAGGTAGAGATGAATGTGCAATCGAAAGCATTGCTATAGTAGCCACTCCAATCCCGAAACTTTAAGGAGAATATGTATGCTTGCTGGAagtaaaattgaaaaaaaaaatctgaattttGAATCTTGCTTTGAATCTTGGGAATCAATCTAAATTTTGCATAAATGTGCCTttttaagaaatgttttaaaattcaaaatgGAGATTTGTGCTGCTTGCATTTCCTTAGAACTCAGTCTTGGATGTTCTTGTTATGTGTACTCAAAAATTGAAGGTTGCAGAATTTTTGATTAACAGTGGTAATTATACTTTGGTAGAACACTGCTGTGCAACACTTGTCTTGCATTTATGGGGTGTGCAATGCTGAGTAGCTCTGTGGGATACCAAAGCTTTTTGTAATAAATCGGGTGGTTTCTGAATCTGTTTCTTGCAGTCCATTGCAGTATCGGGGGGGAATTGAGGCAATATTAGGATCTGAATGAAATTCTTGCTTTTAGAAAAAATCTTTTCAATAATCATGTCACTTGAGATGCAATTGTTGCACCGTATCTCACATGTCTGCTGGTATAGGCATAAATGCCTCATCCATGCTGTGAATGTTTTTAATAAGATTATTTTGTTATCACTTGACAATTTATGAACAATGAATGCTGACAATTGATTTAAATTTGGCAATGTCAACATTTATAAAATGGTTTTATGAATTTTCAATTTTGAGTGTCTCATTTTTTAAAAGAAGTTTTTAAATTATTTACACCTCGTGAAAATGACATGCTTCGCCTGTAACTGGGCCCTAACCAATTGTTCCTGTGCATCATGGGTACAAATTGGGGAGATTGCCCAGTTCCTGGCCTAAACCTCAGTTGAAGAGTGTGAAACCTCAAACTGTGACTATCATCTGTTTTGGAGAAATCCCATTTCTCAAACAATAATGGATAGGTTTTTTTTCCTCCAAATCTGAACTATGTACTCCTGGTTAGATATGGTGGTTGATTACCCTatttgctgtgagacttcttcacAGTGAAAGCGTATCTGCTTCAAGAGGCACAATTGTAAATTACCTCCTATTCTTTGCCAATTAGATTGCTGAGCTTGAGTTTCCTCAATTCAACTTGGCATAGTTTATTTCTGAGAGTGGGGTTTCGATTATCATTTTTATTATAGGGATTGTTTGTAATTTTGAATATTGTTTTAGAAATTCCCTTTCACAGTAGCTTGTTTTCGTACAAGAATTAGCCCctgaaaattaactttaaacacaAGCTGAGAGTTTATAATGAAAACACTTGAGTGGGCATTATGCTCGAATGATAGAATTGAGGAATACATATGGTCATTAAATAAGTGAATTGCTTGTCCTGTTACCAGTTGTATTTATATTTTTGACCACGCAAAGTAAGAGTCAACTGAGTCTCAGTTAACTGAGACTATTGCATTACTGAACAGAAAATTGGATATCAAAGTATATTCTGTGATATACAACAAGGAATAAGGGTTCCGAGCTAGAGCATGATTATACTTGATATGACTTTTGATACGCCTTCCAAAAATGCTTGCCTTCTATTCCaaagagtgattttttttttgtcctttgtCGTATGAGGGTATGGAGCACATtaaggattcatagaatcccacagcaggaggaggccattcggcccatgacatctgtactgactctgacagagtatcttacctagaccctatccctgcaaccccatacatttaccgtggctaatccacctaacctgcacatctggggACACCTAAGGGggcgatttaccatggccaatccattgaaactgcacatctttggactaagggaggaaacccatgcagacactgggtgaatgtgcaaactccacacagtcacccaaggcctgaattgaactcgggtccctggcactgagacacagcactactaactactgtgccactgtgcacccATTGTAGACATGAAACACCTCTATCTATTGCATTAGCACTCCCTGTTCCAGGGCATTTTCTCCATGAAGCACAAtgctattttctctttctttgctcacaatatatatatatattcataacAGAAC
The sequence above is drawn from the Mustelus asterias chromosome 10, sMusAst1.hap1.1, whole genome shotgun sequence genome and encodes:
- the ctsc gene encoding dipeptidyl peptidase 1 is translated as MGRFVCALSLLCALSLGTAVADTPANCSYQDLQGTWLFQVGLEGQDRNVDCTKMGHPVKNVTVHLHKLDVAEDEFGNVGFFTLIYNQGFEVVLGNYKWFAFFKYKKEGSNVTSYCHETLPGSVHDTLGQNWACFVGKKNTRNVRTDTVHSEKHLSHLSQKPYKPNVEFVKMINTVQKSWTAKVYEEYEKFTIQDLFKRAGGHNSRIPRRPRPMLVSEEMDKLAASLPESWDWRNVAGVNYVSPVRNQGSCGSCYSFSSMGMLEARIRIQTNNTQTPILSTQQIVSCSQYSQGCDGGFPYLIAGKYAQDFGLVEEHCFPYVGVDTPCTIKKSCYHYYISQYYYVGGFYGACNEAAMKLELVKNGPVSVAFEVYPDFMAYRGGIYYHTGLRDPFNPFELTNHAVLLVGYGSDPQTKQNYWIVKNSWGTDWGENGYFRILRGRDECAIESIAIVATPIPKL